In Juglans regia cultivar Chandler chromosome 13, Walnut 2.0, whole genome shotgun sequence, the following proteins share a genomic window:
- the LOC108999647 gene encoding uncharacterized protein LOC108999647: METPTIKHPNLNQTAKVLDLPLKSHTNSHSHSPSFLQHNGFNSSELPISDIEMIAIQSMEYTSLKDLLPLSSLSPTNNSSWYDEIPIKNPLVKHAALAYLQPMSTPREAGDKGFFGRLREQYCSCEGGCLWWLGYVVSIIKEAFRERREILYYADDEGEEDEDDDDDDEKVD; encoded by the coding sequence ATGGAAACGCCTACAATCAAGCACCCAAATCTGAACCAAACGGCAAAAGTACTTGATTTGCCTTTGAAATCCCACACCAACTCACACTCTCATTCTCCGAGCTTTCTCCAGCACAACGGCTTCAACTCCTCCGAGCTCCCAATCTCCGACATAGAGATGATAGCCATACAGTCCATGGAGTACACGAGTCTCAAGGACCTGTTGCCGCTGTCGAGCTTGTCACCGACAAACAACTCGAGCTGGTACGACGAGATCCCGATCAAGAATCCGCTGGTCAAGCACGCGGCTCTGGCTTATCTCCAGCCTATGTCGACGCCTCGGGAGGCAGGGGACAAGGGCTTCTTCGGGAGGCTCAGGGAGCAATATTGCTCTTGCGAGGGCGGTTGCTTATGGTGGCTCGGCTACGTCGTTTCGATAATTAAGGAAGCTTTTcgtgagagaagagagattctGTATTATGCTGATGATGAAGGGGAAGAAGACgaggatgatgatgacgatgatgagaAGGTTGACtga
- the LOC118344151 gene encoding uncharacterized protein LOC118344151 — protein sequence MVKRWLVNSMDYSLVVNFIRYPTAKQDVLSKEIIGRGTKRGGLYYLDDFDPGRAYHTHHQPSNQERQIWLWHRRLGHPSFGYLRHLLPDLFSSLQPIDFKCDTCIKVKSQRVSYPISLNKTNALFALIHSDVWEPSPITTAASYR from the exons ATGGTGAAAAGATGGTTGGTCAACTCTATGGACTACTCCTTGGTTGTGAATTTTATTCGCTACCCAACGGCTAAGCAG GATGTTCTCAGCAAGGAGATTATTGGGCGTGGTACTAAGAGGGGGGGACTGTATTACTTGGATGACTTCGACCCAGGCCGAGCATATCACACGCACCATCAACCCAGTAATCAAGAACGGCAAATTTGGCTTTGGCATAGGCGCTTGGGGCACCCCTCCTTTGGCTACCTCCGGCACCTACTCCCAGACTTATTTTCCAGTTTGCAGCCTATAGATTTTAAATGTGATACATGTATCAAGGTTAAAAGCCAACGTGTTTCTTACCCAATTAGCTTGAATAAAACTAATGCCCTTTTTGCCTTGATACACTCGGATGTATGGGAACCATCTCCGATAACTACTGCTGCTAGTTACcgttag
- the LOC108999645 gene encoding pentatricopeptide repeat-containing protein At4g35130, chloroplastic isoform X2, which produces MAITLAHAHFYNSNAPEDVSRKQVETMKTNWKPGLVNNPKISKTASFDRNRSNNVKGLVEPRTLSLTRALSHFVDAGYIEHALYLFEKMNHLDTYIWNVMIKGFTNNGFFREAINVYCRMGYEGVRADNFTYPFVIKACTGLLSLMEGQKVHANIIKIGMDLDVYVCNSLISMFAKMGYIELAERVFGEMPVRDLVSWNSMISGYVAVGNGWSSLVCFFEMQALGMKPDRISMISALGACSLDCCLQSGKEIHCRVLRCGFELDYMVQTSLIDMYGKCGRMDYAERLFDRISPRNIVAWNAMIGGYARNFCPFDSFSCLKGLQDADGLNPDVITMINVLPSCAQLQGKSVHGYALRKGLLPHSVLETALVVMYGECGALNLAERVFGQMTGSNLISWNAMLAAYVQNGWNNEALGLFRGTAREVFDRMLYKDVVSWNTVIMAHAIHGFGKFSVQLFSKMKENGFKPNESTFVSLLSSCSISGMVDEGWEYYNSMKRDYNIDPGIEHYGCMIDLIGRTSNLELAKRFIAEIPLAPTARIWGSLLTASRNNGNIELAELAAKHILSLEHDNTGCYVLLSNMYAEAGRWGDVERIKIHMIKEGLERTKACSVVENNGKTCRFINEDKSHAETNMIYDVLDTITRKIGEDIYVHSVSKFRPSELGKRRANSSQKHSVRLAIAFGLISTKLGSPVLVRKNTRICEACHSAAKKISEFTRREIIVGDSKVFHHFRDGHCSCKDYW; this is translated from the exons ATGGCAATAACGCTTGCTCATGCCCACTTCTACAACTCCAACGCACCCGAAGATGTTTCGCGTAAACAAGTCGAAACGATGAAAACAAACTGGAAACCCGGGCTTGTAAACAACCCAAAAATCTCCAAAACAGCTTCGTTTGATAGGAATCGATCGAATAATGTAAAGGGTTTGGTTGAACCACGCACTCTTTCGCTCACACGGGCTCTTTCTCATTTCGTTGACGCTGGGTATATTGAACATGCTCTCTACCTGTTTGAGAAAATGAACCATCTCGATACGTATATCTGGAATGTTATGATTAAAGGGTTCACCAATAATGGTTTTTTTAGAGAGGCAATTAATGTTTATTGTAGAATGGGATATGAAGGTGTTCGAGCTGATAATTTCACTTATCCGTTTGTTATCAAGGCGTGTACAGGATTGTTGTCCTTGATGGAAGGGCAGAAAGTTCACGCAAATATCATTAAGATCGGGATGGATTTGGATGTTTACGTTTGTAATTCACTTATTAGTATGTTTGCGAAGATGGGATATATTGAGCTTGCAGAGAGGGTGTTTGGTGAAATGCCAGTTAGAGACTTGGTATCTTGGAACTCTATGATTAGCGGATATGTTGCTGTTGGGAATGGTTGGAGCTCATTGGTTTGTTTCTTTGAAATGCAGGCACTTGGAATGAAACCTGACAGAATTAGCATGATCAGCGCACTTGGTGCTTGTTCTCTTGATTGTTGTCTTCAAAGTGGGAAGGAAATTCACTGCCGAGTGCTCAGGTGTGGTTTTGAATTGGATTACATGGTTCAGACATCACTTATTGACATGTATGGCAAATGTGGTAGGATGGATTATGCAGAGAGGTTGTTTGACAGGATTTCTCCGAGAAACATTGTGGCTTGGAATGCAATGATAGGAGGCTATGCACGAAATTTTTGTCCttttgattcattttcttgCTTGAAAGGGCTGCAAGATGCCGATGGCTTGAATCCTGATGTAATCACAATGATAAATGTGCTCCCCTCTTGTGCACAGTTACAGGGTAAATCTGTCCATGGCTATGCCCTTAGAAAAGGTCTTCTTCCTCATTCAGTCTTGGAAACCGCTTTAGTTGTCATGTATGGAGAATGCGGAGCGTTGAATCTGGCAGAACGTGTATTTGGTCAGATGACTGGAAGTAACCTTATATCATGGAATGCCATGCTCGCTGCTTATGTACAGAATGGTTGGAACAATGAGGCCTTGGGTCTATTTCGAG GGACTGCAAGAGAAGTTTTTGATCGCATGTTGTATAAGGATGTGGTTTCATGGAATACGGTCATTATGGCACATGCCATTCATGGGTTTGGGAAATTTTCTGTTCAGTTGTTCTCTAAGATGAAGGAGAATGGCTTCAAACCCAATGAAAGCACCTTTGTTTCCCTGCTATCATCTTGTAGCATTTCTGGTATGGTTGATGAAGGGTGGGAATACTATAATTCGATGAAGAGGGACTACAATATCGATCCTGGAATAGAGCATTATGGCTGTATGATTGATCTTATTGGCCGCACCAGCAATCTTGAGCTAGCCAAGAGATTCATTGCAGAAATTCCTTTGGCCCCCACAGCCAGGATATGGGGATCATTGCTGACTGCAAGCAGAAACAATGGAAACATAGAATTAGCTGAACTTGCTGCTAAGCATATACTATCCCTAGAGCATGATAATACTGGATGCTATGTCTTGCTTTCTAATATGTATGCTGAAGCTGGAAGGTGGGGAGATGTAGAGAGAATTAAAATTCATATGATAAAAGAAGGTTTGGAGAGGACGAAGGCATGCAGTGTGGTCGAAAACAATGGTAAAACTTGCAGATTCATCAACGAAGACAAGTCCCATGCTGAAACAAACATGATTTATGACGTATTAGATACAATCACGAGGAAGATAGGAGAAGACATTTATGTTCACAGTGTTAGCAAGTTCAGACCATCAGAATTGGGAAAGAGAAGAGCAAACTCATCACAGAAACACAGCGTAAGACTGGCTATTGCTTTTGGCTTGATATCTACTAAGTTGGGAAGCCCTGTTCTTGTAAGAAAGAACACTAGAATATGTGAAGCTTGCCACAGTGCTGCAAAGAAGATTTCAGAGTTTACTAGGAGAGAAATAATTGTGGGGGACTCTAAGGTCTTTCACCACTTCAGAGATGGGCATTGCTCGTGTAAGGATTATTGGTGA
- the LOC108999645 gene encoding pentatricopeptide repeat-containing protein At4g35130, chloroplastic isoform X1, producing MAITLAHAHFYNSNAPEDVSRKQVETMKTNWKPGLVNNPKISKTASFDRNRSNNVKGLVEPRTLSLTRALSHFVDAGYIEHALYLFEKMNHLDTYIWNVMIKGFTNNGFFREAINVYCRMGYEGVRADNFTYPFVIKACTGLLSLMEGQKVHANIIKIGMDLDVYVCNSLISMFAKMGYIELAERVFGEMPVRDLVSWNSMISGYVAVGNGWSSLVCFFEMQALGMKPDRISMISALGACSLDCCLQSGKEIHCRVLRCGFELDYMVQTSLIDMYGKCGRMDYAERLFDRISPRNIVAWNAMIGGYARNFCPFDSFSCLKGLQDADGLNPDVITMINVLPSCAQLQGKSVHGYALRKGLLPHSVLETALVVMYGECGALNLAERVFGQMTGSNLISWNAMLAAYVQNGWNNEALGLFRGIWNQPFKLDAFTFASILPTFSELASLREGKQIHDFIIKSELGTNTFILNSIVYMYAKCGDLGTAREVFDRMLYKDVVSWNTVIMAHAIHGFGKFSVQLFSKMKENGFKPNESTFVSLLSSCSISGMVDEGWEYYNSMKRDYNIDPGIEHYGCMIDLIGRTSNLELAKRFIAEIPLAPTARIWGSLLTASRNNGNIELAELAAKHILSLEHDNTGCYVLLSNMYAEAGRWGDVERIKIHMIKEGLERTKACSVVENNGKTCRFINEDKSHAETNMIYDVLDTITRKIGEDIYVHSVSKFRPSELGKRRANSSQKHSVRLAIAFGLISTKLGSPVLVRKNTRICEACHSAAKKISEFTRREIIVGDSKVFHHFRDGHCSCKDYW from the coding sequence ATGGCAATAACGCTTGCTCATGCCCACTTCTACAACTCCAACGCACCCGAAGATGTTTCGCGTAAACAAGTCGAAACGATGAAAACAAACTGGAAACCCGGGCTTGTAAACAACCCAAAAATCTCCAAAACAGCTTCGTTTGATAGGAATCGATCGAATAATGTAAAGGGTTTGGTTGAACCACGCACTCTTTCGCTCACACGGGCTCTTTCTCATTTCGTTGACGCTGGGTATATTGAACATGCTCTCTACCTGTTTGAGAAAATGAACCATCTCGATACGTATATCTGGAATGTTATGATTAAAGGGTTCACCAATAATGGTTTTTTTAGAGAGGCAATTAATGTTTATTGTAGAATGGGATATGAAGGTGTTCGAGCTGATAATTTCACTTATCCGTTTGTTATCAAGGCGTGTACAGGATTGTTGTCCTTGATGGAAGGGCAGAAAGTTCACGCAAATATCATTAAGATCGGGATGGATTTGGATGTTTACGTTTGTAATTCACTTATTAGTATGTTTGCGAAGATGGGATATATTGAGCTTGCAGAGAGGGTGTTTGGTGAAATGCCAGTTAGAGACTTGGTATCTTGGAACTCTATGATTAGCGGATATGTTGCTGTTGGGAATGGTTGGAGCTCATTGGTTTGTTTCTTTGAAATGCAGGCACTTGGAATGAAACCTGACAGAATTAGCATGATCAGCGCACTTGGTGCTTGTTCTCTTGATTGTTGTCTTCAAAGTGGGAAGGAAATTCACTGCCGAGTGCTCAGGTGTGGTTTTGAATTGGATTACATGGTTCAGACATCACTTATTGACATGTATGGCAAATGTGGTAGGATGGATTATGCAGAGAGGTTGTTTGACAGGATTTCTCCGAGAAACATTGTGGCTTGGAATGCAATGATAGGAGGCTATGCACGAAATTTTTGTCCttttgattcattttcttgCTTGAAAGGGCTGCAAGATGCCGATGGCTTGAATCCTGATGTAATCACAATGATAAATGTGCTCCCCTCTTGTGCACAGTTACAGGGTAAATCTGTCCATGGCTATGCCCTTAGAAAAGGTCTTCTTCCTCATTCAGTCTTGGAAACCGCTTTAGTTGTCATGTATGGAGAATGCGGAGCGTTGAATCTGGCAGAACGTGTATTTGGTCAGATGACTGGAAGTAACCTTATATCATGGAATGCCATGCTCGCTGCTTATGTACAGAATGGTTGGAACAATGAGGCCTTGGGTCTATTTCGAGGTATTTGGAACCAGCCTTTTAAATTAGATGCATTTACATTTGCAAGCATTCTACCAACCTTTTCTGAATTAGCCTCATTGAGAGAAGGGAAGCAAATCCatgattttatcattaaatCAGAGCTTGGTACCAATACCTTCatcttgaattcaattgtttacATGTATGCTAAATGTGGGGATTTAGGGACTGCAAGAGAAGTTTTTGATCGCATGTTGTATAAGGATGTGGTTTCATGGAATACGGTCATTATGGCACATGCCATTCATGGGTTTGGGAAATTTTCTGTTCAGTTGTTCTCTAAGATGAAGGAGAATGGCTTCAAACCCAATGAAAGCACCTTTGTTTCCCTGCTATCATCTTGTAGCATTTCTGGTATGGTTGATGAAGGGTGGGAATACTATAATTCGATGAAGAGGGACTACAATATCGATCCTGGAATAGAGCATTATGGCTGTATGATTGATCTTATTGGCCGCACCAGCAATCTTGAGCTAGCCAAGAGATTCATTGCAGAAATTCCTTTGGCCCCCACAGCCAGGATATGGGGATCATTGCTGACTGCAAGCAGAAACAATGGAAACATAGAATTAGCTGAACTTGCTGCTAAGCATATACTATCCCTAGAGCATGATAATACTGGATGCTATGTCTTGCTTTCTAATATGTATGCTGAAGCTGGAAGGTGGGGAGATGTAGAGAGAATTAAAATTCATATGATAAAAGAAGGTTTGGAGAGGACGAAGGCATGCAGTGTGGTCGAAAACAATGGTAAAACTTGCAGATTCATCAACGAAGACAAGTCCCATGCTGAAACAAACATGATTTATGACGTATTAGATACAATCACGAGGAAGATAGGAGAAGACATTTATGTTCACAGTGTTAGCAAGTTCAGACCATCAGAATTGGGAAAGAGAAGAGCAAACTCATCACAGAAACACAGCGTAAGACTGGCTATTGCTTTTGGCTTGATATCTACTAAGTTGGGAAGCCCTGTTCTTGTAAGAAAGAACACTAGAATATGTGAAGCTTGCCACAGTGCTGCAAAGAAGATTTCAGAGTTTACTAGGAGAGAAATAATTGTGGGGGACTCTAAGGTCTTTCACCACTTCAGAGATGGGCATTGCTCGTGTAAGGATTATTGGTGA